Proteins encoded in a region of the Arvicanthis niloticus isolate mArvNil1 chromosome 16, mArvNil1.pat.X, whole genome shotgun sequence genome:
- the Irs2 gene encoding insulin receptor substrate 2, with protein sequence MASAPLPGPPASAGGDGPNLNNNNNNNNNHSVRKCGYLRKQKHGHKRFFVLRGPGTGGDEASAAGGSPPQPPRLEYYESEKKWRSKAGAPKRVIALDCCLNINKRADAKHKYLIALYTKDEYFAVAAENEQEQEGWYRALTDLVSEGRSGDGGLGTSGGSCSASLPGVLGGSAGAAGCDDNYGLVTPATAVYREVWQVNLKPKGLGQSKNLTGVYRLCLSARTIGFVKLNCEQPSVTLQLMNIRRCGHSDSFFFIEVGRSAVTGPGELWMQADDSVVAQNIHETILEAMKALKELFEFRPRSKSQSSGSSATHPISVPGARRHHHLVNLPPSQTGLVRRSRTDSLAATPPAAKCTSCRVRTASEGDGGAAGGAGTAGGRPMSVAGSPLSPGPVRAPLSRSHTLSAGCGGRPSKVALAPAGGALHHSRSMSMPVAHSPPAATSPGSLSSSSGHGSGSYPLPPGSHPHLPHPLHHPQGQRPSSGSASASGSPSDPGFMSLDEYGSSPGDLRAFSSHRSNTPESIAETPPARDGSGGELYGYMSMDRPMSHCGRPYRRVSGDGAQDLDRGLRKRTYSLTTPARQRQVPQPSSASLDEYTLMRATFSGSSGRLCPSFPASSPKGAYNPYPEDYGDIEIGSHKSSSSNLGADDGYMPMTPGAALRSSGPNSCKSDDYMPMSPTSVSAPKQILQPRLAAALAPSGAAVPAPPSGVGRTFPVNGGGYKASSPAESSPEDSGYMRMWCGSKLSMENPDPKLLPNGDYLNMSPSEAGTAGTPPDFSAALRGGGEGLKGVPGHCYSSLPRSYKAPCSCSGDNDQYVLMSSPVGRILEEERLEPQTTPGAGTFGAAGGSHTQPHHSAVPSSMRPSGIGGRPEGFLGQRCRAVRPTRLSLEGLQTLPSMQEYPLPTEPKSPGEYINIDFGEAGTRLSPPAPPLLASAASSSSLLSASSPASSLGSGTPGTSSDSRQRSPLSDYMNLDFSSPKSPKPSTRSGDTVGSMDGLLSPEASSPYPPLPPRPSASPSSLQQPLPPAPGDLYRLPPASAATSQGPTAGSSMSSEPGDNGDYTEMAFGVAATPPQPIAAPPKPEGARVTSPTSGLKRLSLMDQVSGVEAFLQVSQPPDPHRGAKVIRADPQGGRRRHSSETFSSTTTVTPVSPSFAHNSKRHNSASVENVSLRKSSEGSGILGGSDEPPTSPGQAQPSVAVPPVPQARPWNPGQPGALIGCPGGSSSPMRRETSVGFQNGLNYIAIDVRGEQGSLAQSQPQHPQPGDKNSWGRTRSLGGLLGTVGGSGASGVCGGPGTGALPSASTYASIDFLSHHLKEATVVKE encoded by the coding sequence ATGGCTAGTGCGCCCTTGCCTGGGCCCCCCGCGTCGGCGGGCGGGGACGGCCCGAacctcaataacaacaacaacaacaacaacaaccacagcGTGCGCAAGTGCGGCTACCTGCGCAAGCAGAAGCACGGCCACAAGCGCTTTTTCGTGCTGCGCGGCCCCGGCACGGGCGGCGACGAGGCATCGGCGGCTGGGGGGTCGCCGCCGCAGCCTCCGCGGCTGGAGTACTACGAGAGCGAGAAGAAGTGGAGGAGCAAAGCGGGCGCGCCGAAGCGAGTGATCGCGCTCGACTGCTGTCTGAACATCAACAAGCGTGCGGACGCCAAGCACAAGTACCTGATCGCCCTCTATACCAAGGACGAGTACTTCGCCGTAGCGGCGGAGAACGAGCAAGAGCAGGAGGGCTGGTACCGCGCACTCACCGACTTGGTCAGCGAAGGCCGCTCTGGCGATGGGGGACTGGGCACCTCCGGCGGTTCTTGCAGCGCCTCTCTCCCGGGAGTCCTGGGCGGCTCGGCGGGCGCCGCTGGCTGCGATGACAACTACGGGCTCGTGACGCCCGCCACAGCAGTCTACCGCGAGGTGTGGCAGGTGAACCTGAAGCCTAAGGGACTGGGCCAGAGCAAGAACCTGACTGGTGTGTACCGCCTATGCTTGTCCGCGCGCACCATCGGCTTCGTGAAGCTCAATTGCGAACAGCCGTCGGTGACGCTGCAGCTTATGAACATTCGCCGCTGCGGCCACTCGGACAGCTTCTTCTTCATCGAGGTGGGCCGTTCTGCCGTCACCGGTCCCGGCGAGCTCTGGATGCAAGCCGACGACTCGGTGGTGGCGCAGAACATCCATGAGACCATCCTGGAGGCCATGAAGGCACTCAAGGAGCTCTTCGAGTTCCGGCCTCGCAGCAAGAGTCAGTCGTCCGGGTCGTCAGCCACGCATCCCATCAGCGTGCCGGGCGcgcgccgccaccaccacctagTCAACCTACCCCCTAGCCAGACCGGCCTGGTGCGCCGCTCGCGCACTGACAGCCTAGCGGCCACCCCGCCAGCAGCCAAGTGCACTTCGTGCCGGGTTCGTACGGCCAGCGAGGGAGACGGCGGCGCTGCAGGCGGAGCCGGGACGGCAGGAGGCAGGCCGATGTCGGTGGCAGGGAGCCCCCTGAGTCCCGGGCCGGTGCGCGCGCCCCTTAGCCGCTCGCACACCCTGAGCGCCGGCTGCGGAGGCCGCCCGAGTAAAGTGGCTCTGGCGCCGGCAGGGGGAGCTCTGCATCACAGCCGCTCCATGTCCATGCCCGTGGCGCACTCGCCGCCTGCAGCCACCAGCCCAGGCAGCCTGTCCTCCAGCAGTGGGCACGGCTCGGGCTCTTACCCGCTGCCTCCAGGCTCCCACCCGCACCTGCCTCATCCTCTGCACCACCCCCAAGGCCAGCGTCCGTCCAGTGGGAGTGCCTCCGCCTCGGGCTCCCCCAGCGACCCGGGTTTCATGTCCCTTGACGAGTATGGCTCCAGCCCTGGGGACCTGAGAGCCTTCAGTAGCCACAGGAGCAACACACCTGAGTCAATCGCGGAGACCCCGCCAGCCAGAGACGGCAGTGGGGGCGAACTCTATGGGTACATGAGCATGGATAGGCCCATGAGCCACTGCGGCCGCCCATACCGTAGGGTCTCAGGGGATGGGGCCCAGGACCTGGATAGAGGACTGAGGAAGAGGACTTATTCCCTAACCACGCCTGCCCGGCAGCGGCAGGTACCtcagccttcctctgcctctctagatGAGTACACTCTCATGAGGGCCACCTTCTCTGGCAGTTCAGGTCGCCTCTGTCCATCTTTCCCTGCGTCCTCTCCCAAAGGGGCCTACAACCCTTACCCAGAGGACTATGGGGACATTGAGATTGGTTCTCACAAGAGTTCCAGCAGTAACCTGGGGGCAGATGATGGCTACATGCCCATGACCCCTGGGGCAGCCCTCAGGAGCAGTGGCCCCAATAGCTGCAAGAGCGATGACTACATGCCCATGAGCCCCACCAGTGTGTCTGCCCCCAAGCAGATCCTGCAGCCGCGTTTGGCAGCCGCCTTGGCCCCCTCCGGAGCAGCCGTGCCAGCACCCCCTTCAGGGGTGGGCAGGACCTTCCCAGTGAACGGAGGCGGCTACAAAGCCAGCTCCCCAGCGGAGAGCTCCCCAGAAGATAGCGGGTACATGCGAATGTGGTGTGGCTCCAAGCTGTCCATGGAGAACCCAGACCCTAAGCTGCTCCCCAATGGGGACTACCTCAACATGTCCCCCAGCGAGGCAGGCACCGCAGGGACCCCACCTGACTTCTCAGCAGCTTTGCGGGGAGGCGGGGAGGGCCTCAAAGGCGTCCCTGGCCACTGCTACAGCTCTTTGCCCCGCTCTTACAAGGCTCCCTGTTCCTGCAGCGGAGACAATGACCAGTATGTACTCATGAGCTCCCCTGTGGGCCGGATCTTGGAAGAGGAGAGACTGGAGCCCCAGACCACCCCGGGGGCTGGCACCTTTGGGGCAGCTGGTGGTAGTCATACCCAGCCTCATCACTCAGCAGTGCCTTCCTCCATGAGGCCAAGTGGCATCGGTGGTCGCCCTGAGGGCTTCCTGGGCCAGCGCTGTCGAGCGGTGCGGCCCACACGCCTGTCGCTAGAAGGACTGCAGACCCTTCCCAGCATGCAAGAGTACCCTCTACCCACAGAGCCCAAGAGTCCTGGCGAGTACATCAACATTGACTTTGGTGAGGCGGGTACCCGTCTGTCTCCGCCTGCCCCCCCACTACTGGCATCCGCGGCCTCATCTTCTTCACTGCTCTCGGCCAGTAGTCCTGCTTCATCCCTGGGTTCAGGTACCCCAGGCACCAGCAGCGACAGCCGGCAGCGCTCTCCACTCTCTGACTATATGAACCTAGACTTCAGTTCTCCCAAGTCCCCCAAGCCTAGCACCCGCAGTGGGGACACAGTGGGCTCCATGGATGGCCTTCTCTCTCCAGAGGCCTCATCCCCGTACCCACCACTGCCCCCACGTCCTTCcgcttccccttcctccttacAGCAGCCTCTGCCACCTGCCCCAGGAGACCTATACCGCCTGCCTCCAGCATCAGCTGCCACGTCCCAGGGTCCCACTGCTGGCTCTTCAATGTCCTCTGAGCCTGGGGATAATGGTGACTATACCGAGATGGCCTTTGGTGTGGCTGCCACCCCGCCACAACCTATTGCGGCACCCCCAAAGCCAGAAGGTGCCCGAGTGACCAGTCCCACATCGGGCTTGAAGCGGCTAAGTCTCATGGATCAGGTATCTGGGGTGGAGGCCTTCCTTCAGGTCAGCCAACCCCCTGACCCCCACCGGGGTGCTAAGGTCATCCGTGCAGACCCACAGGGGGGACGTCGTCGCCACAGTTCAGAGACCTTCTCCTCTACTACCACCGTCACCCCAGTGTCCCCATCCTTTGCCCACAATTCCAAGCGCCACAATTCGGCCTCTGTGGAAAATGTCTCTCTCAGGAAAAGCAGTGAAGGCAGTGGCATCCTGGGAGGAAGTGATGAGCCGCCCACATCCCCGGGACAGGCACAGCCCTCGGTGGCTGTGCCCCCAGTGCCTCAAGCTAGGCCGTGGAACCCCGGTCAGCCTGGAGCTTTGATTGGCTGTCCTGGAGGCAGTAGTTCTCCCATGCGCAGAGAGACCTccgtgggtttccaaaacggccTCAACTATATTGCCATCGATGTGAGAGGCGAGCAGGGGTCCTTGGCGCAGTCTCAGCCGCAGCATCCACAGCCAGGAGACAAGAACTCCTGGGGCCGGACCCGTAGCCTTGGGGGGCTCCTCGGCACCGTGGGAGGCTCTGGCGCCAGCGGAGTGTGCGGGGGTCCAGGCACTGGAGCCTTGCCCTCTGCCAGCACCTACGCAAGCATTGACTTCCTGTCCCATCACTTGAAGGAAGCCACAGTTGTGAAAG